A portion of the Doryrhamphus excisus isolate RoL2022-K1 chromosome 20, RoL_Dexc_1.0, whole genome shotgun sequence genome contains these proteins:
- the LOC131108026 gene encoding serine/threonine-protein kinase ICK-like isoform X2, with protein sequence MKENLYQLMKDRARLFPESAVRNIMFQILQGLAFIHKHGFFHRDMKPENLLCMGPELVKIADFGLAREIRSRPPYTDYVSTRWYRAPEVLLRSTSYSSPIDQWAVGCIMAELYTLRPLFPGSSEVDTIFKICQVLGTPKKNDWSEGFQLASAMYFRWPQCVPSNLKTLIPNASPEAIHLMTDLLQWDPKKRPTSAQALRYSYFHVGQALGTPQQILEQGRPQPHPLPLQTPQQQSLHLRPVPPSQAPPHNQHCTPSRPLQQIQQPSPVPAPAPPAAAYQRHVELVREHQPKHVLKQEPSEGTPGSHLPYIVDNSKTRQDSENTNLLGYQMKAKGGRRRWGHGTGHLKGDEWDDFEDSELTPLSALGKNNVSRGKSRQGEEPLRRYSDILDFSRPHGKEEAPLNLNKTSGFQEASRTASAKQHYLRQSRYLPGISTKKNVAVNASKDLSGSHLWGNSSIPFGGTLPSRGLHGTNTVPGGCMPTFYKKDASSVHHRGHQGPSLESTASNYATWRSGRSQRNTSTNTANKSPPCLLPRAPVQTIHGRIDWSAKYGQHR encoded by the exons ATGAAAGAAAATCTGTATCAGCTCATGAAAGACAG GGCTCGCTTGTTCCCGGAATCGGCGGTGAGAAACATCATGTTCCAAATCCTCCAGGGGcttgcattcattcataaacATG GGTTCTTTCATAGAGACATGAAGCCTGAGAATCTTCTGTGCATGGGTCCAGAGTTGGTGAAAATAGCTGATTTCGGCCTAGCACGAGAGATTAGATCTCGACCGCCGTACACTGACTACGTGTCCACCAGATG GTACCGAGCACCAGAGGTCCTCCTCAGATCCACATCCTACAGTTCCCCCATAGACCAGTGGGCGGTGGGCTGCATCATGGCAGAACTGTACACCCTCAGACCTTTATTCCCCGGCTCCAGCGAAGTGGACACCATATTCAAGATTTGCCAAGTTTTGGGTACACCAAAGAAG AATGATTGGTCGGAGGGATTCCAGCTAGCCAGTGCCATGTATTTCCGTTGGCCTCAGTGTGTTCCAAGCAATTTGAAGACACTGATTCCTAACGCCAGCCCAGAAGCCATCCATCTGATGACTGACCTGCTCCAATGGGACCCCAAGAAGAGACCGACGTCTGCACAG GCTCTCAGGTACTCCTACTTCCACGTAGGCCAGGCTTTGGGTACACCTCAGCAGATCCTGGAGCAGGGCAGACCACAGCCGCATCCTTTACCCTTACAGACGCCACAGCAGCAGTCCTTACATCTGAGGCCTGTGCCCCCCTCCCAGGCCCCTCCCCACAACCAACACTGCACCCCCTCCAGACCTTTGCAGCAGATCCAGCAGCCCTCCCCCGTCCCGGCCCCGGCGCCACCTGCGGCTGCGTACCAACGTCATGTCGAGCTGGTGCGAGAGCACCAACCAAAGCACGTGCTGAAGCAGGAGCCAAGTGAAGGAACACCAGGGTCTCATCTTCCTTACATTGTTGACAACAGCAAG ACAAGACAGGATAGTGAGAACACAAACCTCCTGGGCTATCAAATGAAAGCGAAGGGAGGGCGTCGCCGTTGGGGTCACGGCACAGGACATCTGAAAGGAGACGAGTGGGACGACTTTGAAGACTCTGAACTGACGCCTTTGAGTGCTCTGGGAAAAAACAATGTTTCCAGAGGGAAGTCGAGGCAGGGAGAGGAGCCGCTCAGAAG ATATAGCGACATCCTGGATTTCAGTCGACCTCATGGAAAAGAAGAAGCACCTTTAAACCTCAACAAGACGTCAGGCTTTCAGGAAGCATCAAGGACGGCGTCTGCCAAACAGCACTACCTGAGGCAGTCACGTTATCTACCAG GCATCAGCACAAAGAAAAATGTGGCCGTAAATGCTAGTAAAGACTTGAGCGGAAGCCATCTTTGGGGCAACAGCAGTATTCCTTTTGGTGGAACTCTACCAAGCAGAGGTCTTCATG GTACAAATACTGTCCCAGGAGGATGTATGCCAACGTTTTATAAAAAAGATGCCAGCTCTGTTCACCACAGGGGTCATCAGGGTCCCTCTTTGGAATCCACAGCATCAA ATTATGCAACATGGCGATCAGGTAGGAGCCAGAGGAACACCTCCACCAACACAGCCAACAAAAGCCCCCCTTGTCTGTTACCACGTGCACCAGTACAGACCATCCACGGGCGAATAGACTGGTCTGCCAAATATGGACAACACCGCTAG
- the LOC131108026 gene encoding serine/threonine-protein kinase ICK-like isoform X1, with the protein MNRYSTLRQLGDGTYGSVILGRNLESGELVAIKKMKRKFYSWEECMNLREVKSLKKLNHANVIKLKEVIRENDHLYFIFEYMKENLYQLMKDRARLFPESAVRNIMFQILQGLAFIHKHGFFHRDMKPENLLCMGPELVKIADFGLAREIRSRPPYTDYVSTRWYRAPEVLLRSTSYSSPIDQWAVGCIMAELYTLRPLFPGSSEVDTIFKICQVLGTPKKNDWSEGFQLASAMYFRWPQCVPSNLKTLIPNASPEAIHLMTDLLQWDPKKRPTSAQALRYSYFHVGQALGTPQQILEQGRPQPHPLPLQTPQQQSLHLRPVPPSQAPPHNQHCTPSRPLQQIQQPSPVPAPAPPAAAYQRHVELVREHQPKHVLKQEPSEGTPGSHLPYIVDNSKTRQDSENTNLLGYQMKAKGGRRRWGHGTGHLKGDEWDDFEDSELTPLSALGKNNVSRGKSRQGEEPLRRYSDILDFSRPHGKEEAPLNLNKTSGFQEASRTASAKQHYLRQSRYLPGISTKKNVAVNASKDLSGSHLWGNSSIPFGGTLPSRGLHGTNTVPGGCMPTFYKKDASSVHHRGHQGPSLESTASNYATWRSGRSQRNTSTNTANKSPPCLLPRAPVQTIHGRIDWSAKYGQHR; encoded by the exons tcCTTAAAGAAGCTCAACCACGCTAATGTCATCAAGCTGAAGGAGGTCATCAGAGAAAATGACCACTTGTACTTTATCTTCGAGTACATGAAAGAAAATCTGTATCAGCTCATGAAAGACAG GGCTCGCTTGTTCCCGGAATCGGCGGTGAGAAACATCATGTTCCAAATCCTCCAGGGGcttgcattcattcataaacATG GGTTCTTTCATAGAGACATGAAGCCTGAGAATCTTCTGTGCATGGGTCCAGAGTTGGTGAAAATAGCTGATTTCGGCCTAGCACGAGAGATTAGATCTCGACCGCCGTACACTGACTACGTGTCCACCAGATG GTACCGAGCACCAGAGGTCCTCCTCAGATCCACATCCTACAGTTCCCCCATAGACCAGTGGGCGGTGGGCTGCATCATGGCAGAACTGTACACCCTCAGACCTTTATTCCCCGGCTCCAGCGAAGTGGACACCATATTCAAGATTTGCCAAGTTTTGGGTACACCAAAGAAG AATGATTGGTCGGAGGGATTCCAGCTAGCCAGTGCCATGTATTTCCGTTGGCCTCAGTGTGTTCCAAGCAATTTGAAGACACTGATTCCTAACGCCAGCCCAGAAGCCATCCATCTGATGACTGACCTGCTCCAATGGGACCCCAAGAAGAGACCGACGTCTGCACAG GCTCTCAGGTACTCCTACTTCCACGTAGGCCAGGCTTTGGGTACACCTCAGCAGATCCTGGAGCAGGGCAGACCACAGCCGCATCCTTTACCCTTACAGACGCCACAGCAGCAGTCCTTACATCTGAGGCCTGTGCCCCCCTCCCAGGCCCCTCCCCACAACCAACACTGCACCCCCTCCAGACCTTTGCAGCAGATCCAGCAGCCCTCCCCCGTCCCGGCCCCGGCGCCACCTGCGGCTGCGTACCAACGTCATGTCGAGCTGGTGCGAGAGCACCAACCAAAGCACGTGCTGAAGCAGGAGCCAAGTGAAGGAACACCAGGGTCTCATCTTCCTTACATTGTTGACAACAGCAAG ACAAGACAGGATAGTGAGAACACAAACCTCCTGGGCTATCAAATGAAAGCGAAGGGAGGGCGTCGCCGTTGGGGTCACGGCACAGGACATCTGAAAGGAGACGAGTGGGACGACTTTGAAGACTCTGAACTGACGCCTTTGAGTGCTCTGGGAAAAAACAATGTTTCCAGAGGGAAGTCGAGGCAGGGAGAGGAGCCGCTCAGAAG ATATAGCGACATCCTGGATTTCAGTCGACCTCATGGAAAAGAAGAAGCACCTTTAAACCTCAACAAGACGTCAGGCTTTCAGGAAGCATCAAGGACGGCGTCTGCCAAACAGCACTACCTGAGGCAGTCACGTTATCTACCAG GCATCAGCACAAAGAAAAATGTGGCCGTAAATGCTAGTAAAGACTTGAGCGGAAGCCATCTTTGGGGCAACAGCAGTATTCCTTTTGGTGGAACTCTACCAAGCAGAGGTCTTCATG GTACAAATACTGTCCCAGGAGGATGTATGCCAACGTTTTATAAAAAAGATGCCAGCTCTGTTCACCACAGGGGTCATCAGGGTCCCTCTTTGGAATCCACAGCATCAA ATTATGCAACATGGCGATCAGGTAGGAGCCAGAGGAACACCTCCACCAACACAGCCAACAAAAGCCCCCCTTGTCTGTTACCACGTGCACCAGTACAGACCATCCACGGGCGAATAGACTGGTCTGCCAAATATGGACAACACCGCTAG